In Flavobacterium sp. 83, the genomic window AGCGAGAATCTCTAAATTGATTTCTTGAATAGTATAATAGAAAATGAAAATTGCAACCTAAATTATTTACGTATTTTTGAGTTTTAATATAACCCAAAAGACGATCTACTATTATGAATTCAATAGAAATTAGAAAAGCCACACTCACCGATCTTGAGGCAATACAAAAAATAAGCACCCAAACTTTTACAGAAACTTTTGCCGCTGTAAACACCCCTGAAAATATAGCTAATTATGTAGCCGATAGTTTTAATTCTGAACAATTAACTTCTGAATTAAACAATGCAAATTCCCTGTTTTATTTAGCTACAGCCAGCAATGAAATTGTTGGTTATTTAAAAGTGAATTTTGGCGATGCCCAAACTGAAATGATAAATAAAAATGCTTTAGAAGTCCATCGCATTTATGTTTCAAAAGCCTTTCACGGGAAAAATGTAGGTCAATTATTGATTGATGAAGTGAAAAAAATTGCTCTAAAGACGGATGTAGATTACATTTGGCTCGGAGTCTGGGAAGAGAATCACAGAGCACTGCGATTTTACACTAAAAATGGTTTTGTAGAATTTGACAAACATGTTTTCACATTAGGAAATGAACAACAAACCGACTTATTGATGCAATTTCCAATAAATAAAGAAAAGTAATAAGCTGTAATTTCATTTTTAGCTCCTTAAAAATTAAAAAGAAACCCTTCATATAGATTTGAATTATGCTAAAAGTAGTGTTATATAAAAGCTGTAAAACTTGTGTTTAAAAAAGTATACGTTTAATTTTGCTAATACAGCTTAGCACTTCAATTTAGATATTTTAAAATGCTTAAAAACACACATTGGGATATTCTTTTATCGAATCAGGTAAACAAAAAAGGCTTTATTGAAACCTTGATTTCAGGAGAAGCCAAGGGAGAACTAATTGGTTTTAATGAACTGAAAGGAATGCTATTTTCTGATATTGCTATTGAAAAATTCATCGAAAAAGAATACCAATACGATATAGTTGAAGCGGCTCCTGAATCAAAGCGAAAATTACGCACTTTTTCCTCCGGTGAACAAAAAAAGGAATTTTTACGCTATTGCATCAATCAAAATCCGGATTATATCATTTTTGATAATCCATTTGATCATTTAGACCAATCCTCACGAGTGACTTTACTCGATTCACTCGAAAAATTATCAGCTTCAGTTCGCATCATACAATTAGTAAATCGTACTGCTGATTTACTTCCTTTTATTGAAAATAAAGCCCAGATAATTGATAATTCTTTTGTTTTAAATAACATTAACGTTACTGAAACCAATCAAAAAACAGTCGCAACTACTTTAATCCCAAAACCTTTAGAATCTTTTGATTACAAAGAAAGTATCTTAATAAAAATGAATGGGGTTTCCGTGAGTTATGACGAAAGAAAAATTGTAGACACTATTTCATGGACCATCAAACAAGGTGAATTTTGGCAACTCATTGGTCCAAACGGTTCTGGAAAAAGCACGCTATTATCCATGATTACAGGAGATAATCCAAAAGGATACGGACAAGAATTATACCTTTTTGGAAGAAAAAAAGGAAGTGGCGAAAGTATTTGGGAAATCAAGAAACAAATTGGAGTTTTCTCCACGGCAATGACGAATCTATTCAAAAAGAATTATAGTTTAGAGCAAATGATTCTATCGGGATTTTTTGATTCTATCGGGTTATATACGGAACCAACTACATTACAAAAACAAATTGTAGCACAATGGCTTGAGGTTATACAGATGAGTCATCTAAAAAACAAAACGTTCCATCGTCTTTCTATTGGTCAGCAAAGAATCGCAATGATTGTTCGCGCAGTTCTTAAACACCCTCCATTAGTCATTCTAGATGAACCTGTGGAAGGTTTAGATGATGAAAATACTGCCTTGGTTATACAACTAATTAATACCTTAATGAAAGAATCTAAAATGACCATTATATATGTTTCTCATCGCGTAGAACCGACGCTTGCCCCAACCTCTATTTTTGAGTTAATCCCAACAGCATCAGGTTCTATTGGTAAAATAAAATTTCATTCGGAACCAAATTAAAAAGTCATTTACAAATTTAGAGAGGTACTTGTTTTTTAAATTTTAATTATAAAAATAGCATCCTACCGTTTTTTAATTAAAACCTATTTTGTCTTATTTTTGTACAAATCATAATCAAAACAATGAAAGAAGATGTAATCATTATTGGAGCGGGACTAGCGGGATTATCAGCTGCGGTTTATTTGCATCGTCAAGGCAGGAAAGTAATGCTACTAGAAGCAAGTGAACGTGCAGGTGGAAGAATAAAAACTGATTCATACGAAGGTTTCCTTTTAGACAGAGGGTTTCAAGTACTTTTAACTGCTTATCCCGAAACAAAATCCTTGCTCAATTACAATGATTTAGACCTTAAAAAAATGTTACCTGGTGCAACGGTACTTTATGACAGAGGAAGTTTTGATATTGCGGACCCATTTCGAAGACCATCAGCTGCATTTGCTACGCTTTTTGCTCCAGTTGGCACTTTAAAAGATAAACTGAATACACTTTGGCTAAAAAATAAATTACAAAAAATAACCATAGAAGAAATTTTCAAACAACCGGAACAAAGCACCATAAAGCAACTTGCGGATTATGGTTTTAGTCCCAAAATGATTGAACGTTTTTATGCCCCTTTTCTTTCGGGAATTTTTCTAGAAAATAAATTGAATACTTCCCGAAGAATGTTCGATTTTGTGATGAAAATGTTTTCAGATGGGGATGTAGCTATTCCTGCTATGGGTATGGAAGAAATTCCTAAACAATTAGTTGCCATGTTGCCAAAAGGCAGTATCAGATACAATGCAAAAGTTGTTGACATTAAAGATAACACTATAATTATTGAAGACGGAACCATTCTAGAAGCCAACCAAATCCTTTTGGCTACGACCGCAAATACACTTACTAAAAAGTTTTTTCCTGAACAAAAAATGACATCGCATCAAGTAACTAATGTTTATTTTGAAGCAAGTGAAGCTCCAACTAAAAAAGCAGTTGTCATTTTGAATGCTTCAACCCAAAAGAAATGGGTCAACAATTTAACAGTACTTTCGAATGTTTCTAAAGCATACGCCCCCAAAGGAAAAATATTAATTTCTGTTTCCTATAATGGAATCCCGACTGTTGATGACGCAACTTTGGCTAAAAACATGAAAGAAGAATTGAAAAAATGGTATGGCGAGAAAATAAATTCTTGGAAAATGCTCAAAACCTATCGGATTGAATATGCTTTGCCTACTCAGGAAAGTGTAAAAAATGAATTAGCTGCTTCTGAAATAAAAATCTCTGATACATTATTTATTTGTGGAGACAATTTACTTAATGGTTCTATTAATGCAGCATTAAAAACAGGACGATTAGCTGCAGAAGCAATGAAATTATAGCATTTTTTACTTTTATTCTAATTGTATTTTTAATCCGTTGCTATTTTATACGTTGGATCTTCCAGAATATTGACCTCAATAACCGCATCTGCATTTTGTAACAATGTCCTACAATCAGCACTTAAATGTTGCAAATGAATCGTTTTATTGAGTTTTACATAGCGTTCTGTAATTTTGTTTACAGCATCAATTGCACTCATATCGGTAATTTTGCTTTCTTTAGAATCAATAATTACTTTTTTTAGATCAATTGAAACATCAAATTTGCCTGCAAATACTCTTTAATGTCAGGATTCATGAAATTAAAATCCTGAGAAAAGCCATTACTTACAATACGAAATTGTATAAATAACTCAGTATAAAAAGACTAAGCCAAAGTATAAAATTTTACAAAACAGCAAAATATTTTACATCAGAACGATAAAAGTAAAACATTTCATCCGTTGTAAAAACAGAAATGGAATTGCTTAAATTTGGCAAAAAATAGATCGCTACTATTTCATTTTATAAAAAAAAATTACACTATGAAATTACTTTATACTTTACTTTTTTCAATACTATTGAATGTTGGTTACTCACAATCAACCAATGAATATTTAGAAAAAATTAGAAATAATGAAGCTGAATTAACCGCTTTTTTTTCTCAAATGCCAAAAGGAGGTGATTTACACCACCACTATTCTGGTTCAATTTACGCGGAACCTTTATTGGAACATGCTATTTCAGAAGATTTTTATCTGAATACTGAAACCATGCAAGTGCAGAAAGAAAAACCTTCTACTGGGAACTGGGAACAATTTTCAACGTTAAAAAACCGTGGAGAATTAGATGTGTACAAGCAAAAAATCATGCAAAAATGGTCCATAAAAGATTATAATCATGTTGACTATCCATCGGACAAGTTGTTTTTTGAATCGTTTATGAAGTTTGAACCAGCAATCAGAGGTAATTTTGGACAAGGAATATTGGAACTAAAAAACAGAGCCATTACTGAGAATGTCAGTTATATTGAAACGCAATTATCTACGATTCCTTGTACTATGAACACGGATGATTTGGTCCAATTCAATACTCGATTGAGACAATTAGCAAAAGTAAAAGATGAAAAAGCAATTATAAAATCGTTGGATTCTGTTTACAATACTTTACTGCAAAAAGATGCTACATCTT contains:
- a CDS encoding GNAT family N-acetyltransferase, producing MNSIEIRKATLTDLEAIQKISTQTFTETFAAVNTPENIANYVADSFNSEQLTSELNNANSLFYLATASNEIVGYLKVNFGDAQTEMINKNALEVHRIYVSKAFHGKNVGQLLIDEVKKIALKTDVDYIWLGVWEENHRALRFYTKNGFVEFDKHVFTLGNEQQTDLLMQFPINKEK
- a CDS encoding ATP-binding cassette domain-containing protein → MLKNTHWDILLSNQVNKKGFIETLISGEAKGELIGFNELKGMLFSDIAIEKFIEKEYQYDIVEAAPESKRKLRTFSSGEQKKEFLRYCINQNPDYIIFDNPFDHLDQSSRVTLLDSLEKLSASVRIIQLVNRTADLLPFIENKAQIIDNSFVLNNINVTETNQKTVATTLIPKPLESFDYKESILIKMNGVSVSYDERKIVDTISWTIKQGEFWQLIGPNGSGKSTLLSMITGDNPKGYGQELYLFGRKKGSGESIWEIKKQIGVFSTAMTNLFKKNYSLEQMILSGFFDSIGLYTEPTTLQKQIVAQWLEVIQMSHLKNKTFHRLSIGQQRIAMIVRAVLKHPPLVILDEPVEGLDDENTALVIQLINTLMKESKMTIIYVSHRVEPTLAPTSIFELIPTASGSIGKIKFHSEPN
- a CDS encoding NAD(P)/FAD-dependent oxidoreductase, coding for MKTMKEDVIIIGAGLAGLSAAVYLHRQGRKVMLLEASERAGGRIKTDSYEGFLLDRGFQVLLTAYPETKSLLNYNDLDLKKMLPGATVLYDRGSFDIADPFRRPSAAFATLFAPVGTLKDKLNTLWLKNKLQKITIEEIFKQPEQSTIKQLADYGFSPKMIERFYAPFLSGIFLENKLNTSRRMFDFVMKMFSDGDVAIPAMGMEEIPKQLVAMLPKGSIRYNAKVVDIKDNTIIIEDGTILEANQILLATTANTLTKKFFPEQKMTSHQVTNVYFEASEAPTKKAVVILNASTQKKWVNNLTVLSNVSKAYAPKGKILISVSYNGIPTVDDATLAKNMKEELKKWYGEKINSWKMLKTYRIEYALPTQESVKNELAASEIKISDTLFICGDNLLNGSINAALKTGRLAAEAMKL